From Juglans regia cultivar Chandler chromosome 8, Walnut 2.0, whole genome shotgun sequence, the proteins below share one genomic window:
- the LOC118349267 gene encoding bZIP transcription factor 44-like: protein MASTSGNSSASAPTQNSGSEGDVQLLMDQRKRKRMQSNRESARRSRMRKQKQLNDLTGQVAQLSKDNNQILASITITTQLYINIEAQNSILRAQVVELSQRLDSLNEILNFINTSGSVYEPDQTLHASLDNSFMNPMNLLYLNQSIRAASADIFQYEY from the coding sequence ATGGCTTCCACCAGTGGAAACTCCTCAGCGTCTGCGCCAACCCAGAACTCTGGATCTGAAGGGGACGTGCAGCTTTTGATGGAccagagaaaaaggaaaagaatgcaATCGAATCGGGAATCTGCGAGGCGGTCTCGGATGAGAAAACAGAAGCAGTTGAATGATCTGACGGGCCAAGTGGCACAGCTCAGTAAAGACAACAACCAAATCCTCGCGAGCATCACCATCACCACCCAGCTCTACATAAATATCGAGGCCCAGAATTCAATCCTGAGGGCTCAGGTGGTGGAGCTGAGCCAAAGACTAGATTCTCTGAATGAGATCCTTAATTTCATCAACACCAGCGGCAGCGTGTACGAGCCAGATCAGACCCTTCACGCAAGCCTTGATAACAGCTTCATGAACCCCATGAACTTGCTCTATCTCAACCAATCCATCAGGGCTGCTTCTGCAGACATTTTTCAATACGAATATTAA
- the LOC118349268 gene encoding protein TIC 20-I, chloroplastic-like: protein MMVNGCTMPCGRDFMNSRVCKPTIARGSFSTCIPCLPAMATLPSLSSRGSRQEGKPLFHLSAASIPLLSGDQGSLLRALPLLPRRLKHHMTPRASKDVPYSFRYPPMTKKPRWWWRALACLPYLMPLHETWMYAETAYHLHPFLEDFEFLTYPFLGAIGSLPSWFLMAYFFVAYLGVVRRKEWPHFFRFHVVMGMLLEIALQVIGTVSRWMPLAVYWGKVGMHFWTAVAFAYLFTVLECIRCALAGMYADIPFVCDAAYIQIPYD from the exons ATGATGGTAAATGGATGCACTATGCCCTGTGGGCGTGATTTTATGAATTCCAGGGTGTGTAAACCCACCATAGCCCGTGGCTCATTTTCCACATGCATTCCTTGTCTGCCTGCTATGGCCACATTGCCAAGCTTGAGTTCACGGGGATCTCGCCAGGAGG GTAAGCCACTCTTTCACCTTTCGGCTGCCTCAATCCCACTTTTAAGTGGGGATCAGGGTAGCCTTCTACGTGCACTCCCCTTGTTACCAAGGCGACTCAAACATCATATGACTCCTCGAGCATCCAAGGATGTTCCATACAGTTTCCGCTACCCTCCAATGACCAAGAAGCCAAGATGGTGGTGGAGGGCATTGGCATGCCTCCCCTATTTAATGCCACTTCATGAGACATGGATGTATGCTGAGACGGCATATCACCTGCACCCCTTCCTGGAAGACTTTGAATTCTTAACATACCCATTTCTTGGAGCCATTGGGAGTCTGCCGAGCTGGTTCTTGATGGCATATTTTTTTGTAGCATATCTTGGAGTGGTGAGAAGAAAGGAATGGCCTCACTTCTTTCGATTTCATGTGGTAATGGGCATGTTGTTGGAGATTGCCCTTCAGGTGATAGGAACTGTAAGCCGTTGGATGCCGCTTGCTGTCTACTGGGGTAAAGTGGGGATGCACTTCTGGACAGCTGTGGCATTTGCGTACCTTTTCACTGTATTGGAATGCATTCGTTGTGCTCTTGCCGGTATGTATGCTGACATCCCTTTTGTATGTGATGCTGCATATATTCAAATTCCATATGATTAA
- the LOC109015934 gene encoding uncharacterized protein LOC109015934 encodes MGSACCVAARDQTIPHRAGGEALHRNPIDSPSWSFRWDRGHVAGKIENPSYQVSHGISRNVSMELKGSLGSERGNLSDGGSLMENFGTPTSLKSPVHEGVDVNLMTPHSDLSAASIFSAEVKSIAESPEIADSAAPNLSILSMISAFSAPSVDYLPTQSYPVLPNATPSRRARRSPGYQLLRQVSDSRILRSKSPNNNSISEGRPSFVLSTGSNDLATGSQFGSSDGWSIRTFSELVASSQRERWSFDSEHFGSGRCKISGSSSRFSYSPSVELHYCGVCSKLLTERSSWSSRCNEVPVASVLVCGHAYHAECLETITVEADRYDPSCPICMVGEKEVSKMSKAESKSKNHKKSKNRVVDSYLDGDFDVFDRQKDSEHKGKVPTMGSSSSTRSSFAKPFLRRHFSIGSKWSRSLSESDSARKKGFWARYRKD; translated from the exons ATGGGTTCAGCTTGTTGTGTTGCCGCAAGGGATCAAACTATACCCCACAGAGCTGGAGGTGAAGCTCTGCATAGGAATCCCATAGATTCACCATCATGGAGCTTCCGGTGGGATAGAGGGCATGTGGCTGGCAAAATTGAGAATCCGTCATATCAGGTGTCCCATGGAATCAGCAGGAATGTAAGCATGGAGCTAAAGGGATCTTTAGGTTCTGAAAGAGGTAATTTGTCTGATGGGGGAAGCCTTATGGAGAATTTTGGAACACCCACCTCTCTGAAGTCTCCTGTCCATGAGGGAGTGGATGTGAATCTGATGACTCCACATTCAG ATCTGTCCGCAGCAAGCATTTTTTCTGCAGAG GTGAAGAGCATAGCAGAATCACCAGAAATTGCAGATTCAGCTGCGCCAAATCTTTCTATTTTATCCATGATTTCAGCTTTTTCAGCACCGTCTGTTGATTACCTGCCTACCCAGTCTTATCCAGTTCTTCCTAACGCAACCCCATCAAGACGAGCCCGTCGTTCGCCAGGATACCAGCTGTTGAGACAGGTCTCTGATAGTCGGATCTTGCGATCGAAATCACCAAATAACAACTCAATATCTGAAGGAAGACCATCTTTTGTACTCTCCACTGGCAGCAATGACTTAGCCACAGGATCTCAATTTGGATCTTCTGATGGTTGGTCTATCCGCACCTTTTCTGAACTTGTGGCCTCTTCACAAAGAGAAAGGTGGTCTTTTGACAGTGAACACTTTGGCTCTGGCCGTTGCAAGATAAGTGGATCTAGCAGCAGGTTCTCATATTCGCCCTCTGTAGAATTACATTATTGTGGGGTCTGCTCAAAGCTCCTAACAGAGAGATCTTCATGGAGTAGCCGTTGCAATGAGGTCCCAGTGGCTTCTGTGTTGGTCTGCGGGCATGCTTACCATGCCGAGTGCCTGGAGACTATAACAGTAGAGGCTGACCGGTATGACCCATCTTGCCCAATTTGTATGGTTGGAGAGAAGGAAGTCTCAAAGATGTCCAAAGCAGAGTCAAAGTCCAAGAACCATAAGAAATCCAAAAACCGGGTCGTGGATAGTTACCTCGATGgtgattttgatgtttttgatcGCCAAAAAGATTCTGAACATAAAGGAAAAGTTCCCACGATGGGATCCAGTTCCAGCACTAGGAGCTCCTTTGCCAAGCCATTCTTGAGGAGGCACTTCTCTATTGGGTCCAAATGGAGTAGGTCCCTGTCAGAGAGCGACTCTGCCAGGAAGAAGGGTTTTTGGGCAAGGTATCGCAAAGATTAA